One window of the Campylobacter corcagiensis genome contains the following:
- a CDS encoding ATP-binding protein yields MNITNFTTREDIENFIISNLQKKRSFAIYALRYMGKTYLLNQIYKEIKEKKDTIYIDMSYIFNLEDFYNIFKINIKRIFKNKFDDVFDDDLKKLEFIFNLLGKKAENENRDIYIFIDNFEKIEDIQNNKLDLNYIFNDSFINFQNLIFCVTINNSFGIDTFKDFKSPLYSFCEVLDLPNLSEKEISIYLYKELKELEITQDLVFYIMKKTNNIIYYIDKICSILKHKNKITKEDIDKILNKIYKNYLIELYNIKLNSIRGKKYLSDVLYSIATNKNPYDELLVKVGNRGNISKMIKTLEKENLICKIKEPKVKYIIYDPFFKKYVLENFAR; encoded by the coding sequence ATTTTATTATTAGTAATTTACAAAAAAAAAGAAGTTTTGCTATTTATGCACTAAGGTATATGGGTAAGACATATCTGCTAAATCAAATTTATAAAGAAATTAAAGAAAAAAAAGACACAATTTATATTGATATGAGTTATATTTTTAATTTAGAAGATTTTTATAATATTTTTAAAATTAATATAAAGAGAATTTTTAAAAATAAATTTGATGATGTTTTTGATGATGATTTAAAAAAACTAGAATTTATTTTCAACCTTTTAGGAAAAAAAGCAGAAAATGAAAATAGAGATATTTATATTTTTATTGATAATTTTGAAAAGATAGAAGATATTCAAAATAATAAACTAGATTTAAATTATATTTTTAATGATAGTTTTATAAATTTTCAAAATTTAATATTTTGTGTAACGATAAATAATAGCTTTGGAATAGATACATTTAAAGATTTTAAAAGTCCTCTTTATAGTTTTTGTGAAGTTTTAGATTTGCCAAATTTAAGTGAAAAAGAAATAAGTATTTATCTTTATAAAGAATTAAAAGAACTTGAAATAACACAAGATTTGGTTTTTTATATTATGAAAAAAACTAACAATATAATATATTATATTGATAAGATTTGTAGTATTTTAAAGCATAAAAATAAAATAACTAAGGAAGATATAGATAAAATCCTTAATAAAATTTATAAAAATTATTTAATAGAACTATACAATATTAAATTAAATTCAATACGAGGTAAAAAGTATTTATCAGATGTATTATATTCAATAGCTACAAATAAAAATCCTTACGATGAGCTTCTTGTTAAAGTTGGCAATCGTGGCAATATATCAAAAATGATAAAAACTTTAGAAAAAGAAAATTTAATATGTAAGATAAAAGAGCCAAAAGTTAAATACATAATCTATGATCCTTTTTTTAAAAAATATGTATTGGAAAATTTTGCAAGATGA
- a CDS encoding Fic family protein → MNYDFKSIEVGVGLNGVDDLKPSKNFYKIVKESTNYKEAENNLKQYYQTDKTVNSEEKECDIVAIRIANLINEKAFVFSPEALKQIHKKLFEGVFEGKLNLMVGEFRSYNIIKSEEILDGRSVTYGDYEELSSYLSYDFNEEKKKNYALMSLNEQVKNISDFISKIWQIHPFAEGNTRTTAVFAIKYLKKMGFELDNSLFRDSSKYFRNALVLSNFSDVKAKIGEDRSYLDSFFAKLMIDNKLELKEMKNPYKINIENNLKDIKSLSSKFNEILSDEETKTNTEKQSNIRKQK, encoded by the coding sequence ATGAATTATGATTTTAAAAGTATTGAAGTAGGCGTTGGTTTAAATGGCGTTGATGATTTAAAGCCGTCTAAAAATTTTTATAAAATCGTTAAAGAATCTACCAATTATAAAGAAGCTGAAAATAATTTAAAACAATACTATCAAACCGATAAAACTGTAAATTCTGAAGAAAAAGAGTGCGATATTGTTGCAATTAGAATAGCAAATTTGATAAATGAAAAAGCTTTTGTATTTTCACCTGAGGCTTTAAAACAAATCCATAAAAAACTTTTTGAAGGAGTATTTGAGGGCAAGTTAAATCTTATGGTTGGAGAGTTTAGAAGTTATAATATTATAAAAAGTGAAGAGATTTTAGATGGAAGAAGTGTTACATATGGAGATTATGAAGAGTTATCTAGCTATTTAAGTTATGATTTTAATGAGGAAAAAAAGAAAAATTATGCACTGATGAGTTTAAACGAACAGGTAAAAAATATTTCTGATTTTATTTCTAAAATTTGGCAAATACATCCTTTTGCAGAAGGAAACACTAGAACAACTGCTGTTTTTGCTATTAAATATCTTAAAAAAATGGGTTTTGAGTTAGATAATTCCTTATTTAGAGATAGTTCTAAATATTTCAGAAATGCATTAGTTTTATCAAATTTTAGTGATGTAAAGGCAAAAATAGGAGAAGATAGAAGCTATTTAGATAGTTTTTTTGCTAAGCTAATGATAGATAATAAACTTGAGTTAAAAGAGATGAAAAATCCATATAAAATCAACATAGAAAACAACCTTAAAGACATTAAGTCTTTAAGTAGTAAATTTAATGAAATTTTAAGTGATGAAGAGACTAAAACAAATACTGAAAAACAATCAAATATAAGGAAGCAAAAATGA
- a CDS encoding ATP-binding protein has protein sequence MINIDLSKKFIENAIEKSLNFETLTNTLHDVAGGGGKTSSQWLIAKDNLFYSSYSLKKLSEKTLSNVIVFPNLEEIRYFLRKKENYTFISPYECPKEFSDIILTIKLPNFYGILTSQEAKLGTTKAQALQEKLGISVIDSPFTMADIEGADELKKYIKELQIAETQGYKSKGIFLVGIPGTGKTFFPTCLAGELKRPLVMLNLEQLKETGSPINKINEVFEFLNNEDEPVILLIDEIEKMVGNADDPLTGRLMTILSSLGDKGSEYPNLNLLVFATANNLESILKNQPAFLRRGRFDELFFVNLPDLNSAKKVFEMYIKKYDLNSLYKITDLDELLAEIEAIYRDDNPQANKFCYTPSEIQSFVKKLKFTAIANEALTKDDIKNTIAKFIPLIKTSKEGIAKIIAQKELFIEI, from the coding sequence ATGATAAATATAGATTTATCTAAAAAGTTTATTGAAAATGCAATTGAAAAATCTTTAAATTTTGAAACATTAACAAACACCTTACACGATGTTGCGGGGGGGGGGGGGAAGACTAGCAGTCAATGGCTAATAGCCAAAGATAATTTATTTTATTCTTCTTACTCTCTCAAAAAACTTTCCGAAAAAACATTATCAAATGTTATTGTCTTTCCAAATTTGGAAGAAATTAGATATTTCTTAAGAAAAAAAGAAAATTATACTTTTATCTCACCATATGAATGCCCTAAAGAGTTTTCAGATATTATTTTAACTATTAAATTGCCAAATTTTTATGGAATTTTAACTTCACAAGAAGCAAAATTAGGTACAACAAAAGCACAAGCACTACAAGAAAAACTAGGAATAAGTGTAATAGATAGTCCTTTTACAATGGCTGATATTGAAGGTGCTGATGAGTTAAAAAAATATATTAAAGAACTTCAAATTGCTGAAACACAAGGCTACAAAAGTAAAGGTATTTTTTTAGTAGGAATTCCAGGAACAGGTAAAACTTTTTTTCCTACTTGCTTAGCAGGAGAGCTTAAAAGACCTTTAGTAATGTTAAACTTAGAACAACTTAAAGAGACAGGTAGTCCTATTAATAAAATAAATGAGGTATTTGAATTTTTAAATAATGAAGATGAGCCTGTAATTTTATTAATAGACGAGATAGAAAAAATGGTAGGAAATGCTGATGATCCTTTAACAGGACGATTAATGACTATTTTATCTAGCTTAGGAGATAAGGGAAGTGAATATCCAAATTTAAATTTATTAGTTTTTGCAACTGCAAATAATTTAGAAAGTATTTTAAAAAATCAACCTGCGTTTTTAAGGCGTGGGCGTTTTGATGAACTATTTTTTGTCAATTTACCTGACTTAAATTCAGCAAAGAAAGTTTTTGAAATGTATATTAAAAAATATGACTTAAATTCGTTATATAAAATTACAGATTTAGATGAGTTACTTGCAGAGATAGAAGCTATATACAGAGATGATAACCCACAGGCTAATAAATTTTGTTATACACCAAGTGAAATTCAAAGCTTTGTGAAAAAGCTTAAATTTACTGCAATTGCAAATGAAGCATTAACAAAAGATGATATCAAAAACACGATTGCTAAATTTATCCCACTTATAAAAACATCTAAAGAAGGTATCGCAAAAATAATAGCTCAAAAAGAATTGTTTATAGAAATTTGA